The Sebastes fasciatus isolate fSebFas1 chromosome 4, fSebFas1.pri, whole genome shotgun sequence genome window below encodes:
- the LOC141766697 gene encoding nuclear receptor-interacting protein 3-like yields MYTGTRTENRGDSGVLDAAALRQQRRLKQAIQFLHQDSADLLPLDGLKKLGTSKQGQPHHILQKRWLEAKVSRGRMNMCGVTPNNGGVLLRSTHFNSHEDEEEGEEEDFIYVPCKCLGREVNVLIDTGCKLNLMSSLTVERSGLKDLVEENKMETDGFPFQRKLCIDGHIRELSLTIGQLRVMCSFAIIESNRPLMSLGNKTLKSLKCVIDTEKQMLVFGTSVREQLQFAKKPFNERSSVFRML; encoded by the exons ATGTACACCGGAACGCGGACAGAGAACCGGGGAGACTCGGGGGTTCTGGATGCTGCAGCTctgagacagcagaggaggctgAAACAGGCCATCCAGTTCCTCCATCAAGACTCAGCTGACCTGCTGCCTCTGGATGGACTGAAGAAGCTCGGGACCTCCAAACAGGGG CAGCCGCATCATATTCTGCAGAAGCGCTGGCTGGAGGCCAAGGTGTCCCGGGGAAGGATGAACATGTGTGGAGTGACACCGAACAACGGAGGCGTCCTTCTGAGAAGTACTCATTTCAATTCacatgaagatgaagaagaaggagaggaggaagatttCATCTATGTGCCCTGCAAG TGTTTAGGACGGGAGGTGAATGTGCTGATTGACACCGGCTGCAAACTGAACCTGATGTCTTCACTAACTGTGGAGAGATCAGG TTTGAAGGATCTGGTTGAGGAGAACAAAATGGAGACGGATGGTTTTCCATTTCAGAGGAAGCTCTGCATCGATGGACACATCAGAGAACTTAGCCTGACCATCGGGCAGCTCAGAGTAATGTGCTCCTTTGCCATAATAG AAAGTAACAGACCACTGATGTCCCTGGGCAACAAGACATTAAAGTCACTCAAG tgtgtaaTTGACACTGAGAAGCAGATGTTGGTGTTTGGGACAAGTGTGAGGGAACAACTTCAGTTTGCCAAAAAGCCATTCAACGAAAG ATCTTCTGTCTTCAGAATGCTgtga